From one Streptomyces sp. Q6 genomic stretch:
- a CDS encoding WhiB family transcriptional regulator codes for MAERQGSWWEAAACRTADPEELFVEGAAQSGAKRICAACVVRTECLSHALDERIEHGVWGGMTERERRALLRRRPTVTSWRTLLETARTDHERSGADGRTARAG; via the coding sequence ATGGCCGAGAGGCAGGGCTCGTGGTGGGAAGCAGCGGCGTGCCGCACGGCGGACCCGGAGGAGCTGTTCGTCGAAGGAGCGGCCCAGTCCGGCGCCAAGCGGATCTGCGCCGCGTGCGTGGTCAGGACCGAGTGCCTGTCCCACGCCCTGGACGAGCGCATCGAGCACGGCGTGTGGGGCGGCATGACGGAACGCGAGCGCCGGGCGCTGCTGCGCCGGCGCCCCACGGTCACGTCCTGGCGCACCCTCCTGGAGACCGCGCGCACCGACCACGAGCGGTCCGGCGCCGACGGCCGGACCGCCCGCGCCGGCTGA